One region of Macrobrachium rosenbergii isolate ZJJX-2024 chromosome 20, ASM4041242v1, whole genome shotgun sequence genomic DNA includes:
- the LOC136848932 gene encoding uncharacterized protein, producing the protein MRVQILLVAIFCIIVQAQPSDRYEALGVLQPDIGSLGPHEKSVAATIELLPEIAQVFEDVASEQSYDPSDAGSIMRLSTLVFLPISKKVLLKTAEAEGRKVNVEDIYSLNAAEAVMPSVVSFMERLQAAEFFKRRINPYRSAPAPAYGHPVKAQPTYVPPVHNTYQPVVKSTYRPATY; encoded by the exons ATGAGGGTACAG ATTTTACTCGTCGCCATCTTCTGCATCATCGTTCAAGCCCAACCTTCAGATCGCTATGAAGCATTGGGCGTCCTCCAGCCAGACATTGGAAGCCTAGGACCACACGAGAAATCGGTGGCGGCCACCATCGAACTCCTACCGGAGATCGCCCAAGTTTTTGAAGACGTCGCCAGCGAACAGTCCTATGACCCCAGCGATGCCGGGTCAATCATGAGGCTGTCCACATTGGTCTTCCTCCCCATTAGCAAGAAGGTTCTCCTGAAGACAGCAGAGGCGGAGGGTCGCAAGGTCAACGTGGAGGATATCTACAGCCTGAATGCTGCTGAGGCTGTCATGCCATCAGTTGTGTCCTTCATGGAGAGGCTCCAGGCTGCCGAATTCTTCAAAAGGCGCATCAACCCCTATAGGTCTGCCCCTGCTCCTGCATACGGTCATCCTGTCAAGGCTCAGCCAACTTACGTCCCACCAGTTCACAACACTTATCAGCCAGTTGTAAAGTCTACTTACAGACCAGCTACCTATTAA